The Oncorhynchus mykiss isolate Arlee chromosome 28, USDA_OmykA_1.1, whole genome shotgun sequence genome includes a window with the following:
- the LOC110508514 gene encoding zinc finger protein 782, whose amino-acid sequence MANCNFQAQLVSIMEVLAKAAVAEINKRVDDSCAVIRLEVTQSQRDIDGLKRKCQMMEGELKKTRGRVRRKAFYPMASEKSSYPVKIVLNKQRNSSQWRDEEMAVEEDSQPQPTDVEQRAETEPILIKDEETAEDVWTTDPQEELRITGEESGSKSGKPPSFEQRHFDEDFITQPNISPEESVEHYPNSDGPEEPGTPRCTSVEKSKLFSTEQHRPDEDEDSQELVMVKDEKEEELDQTTALAGPDQFVMDETDGQLWTSVDPGRHTDGHPDFSFHSTEEYSQNISIFPSHSGLPSLPTMTDGVGPSVHSSRGKPHANMFSAAAHMKKHVRTLVDETRQQMPEGQSSEMLNSNNDGTSLALQPRQHQHRASEATVRMSECMTGSNMATTSTFSGYSLSHSSFNMVKRMRTQWRSGGTTGEKPYTCEQCGRNFTKQYNLIRHAVVHSGEKPYECTQCGKCFTQRSSMKSHQRTHIGESPVSQHVVPPYPGDPHTSLMLSQTRWNK is encoded by the exons ATGGCAAACTGCAATTTTCAGGCGCAGTTGGTATCCATTATGGAGGTATTAGCTAAAGCAGCTGTAGCAGAAATAAACAAACGGGTTGATGATAGCTGTGCAGTTATACGTTTGGAAGTGACCCAAAGCCAGCGAGATATTGATGGACTGAAAAGGAAGTGTCAAATGATGGAGGGCGAGTTGAAGAAGACGCGAGGACGAGTCAGGAGAAAAG CTTTTTACCCCATGGCATCTGAGAAATCTTCATATCCAGTCAAGATTGTTTTGAACAAGCAGAGGAATAGCTCACAGTGGAGAGACGAAGAGATGGCTGTTGAAGAGGACTCTCAACCCCAG CCTACAGATgtggagcagagagcagagactgAACCAATACTGATCAAAGATGAGGAGACGGCAGAGGATGTGTGGACGACTGACCCTCAGGAAGAGCTCAGGATCACTGGAGAGG AGTCTGGTTCCAAGTCTGGGAAACCACCATCCTTTGAGCAACGGCACTTTGATGAGGACTTCATCACACAACCCAACATATCTCCTGAAGAGTCAGTGGAACATTACCCCAATTCTGATGGTCCAGAGGAACCAGGCACACCACGGTGTACGTCTGTAGAGAAATCAAAGTTGTTCAGCACAGAGCAGCACCGCCCAGACGAGGATGAGGACTCGCAAGAGCTGGTGATGGTGAAggatgagaaagaggaggagctGGATCAGACCACGGCCCTGGCAGGACCTGACCAGTTTGTCATGGATGAGACTGATGGGCAGCTGTGGACCTCTGTGGATCCAGGCAGACACACTGATGGCCACCCAGATTTCTCCTTTCATTCCACAGAGGAGTACTCTCAGAATATATCAATTTTTCCATCTCACAGTGGGCTGCCATCCCTTCCTACTATGACAGATGGTGTAGGGCCATCGGTTCACTCTTCTAGAGGGAAACCACATGCTAACATGTTCAGTGCAGCAGCACACATGAAAAAACATGTCAGGACATTGGTTGATGAGACTAGACAACAGATGCCAGAAGGACAGAGCAGTGAGATGCTGAACTCTAATAATGACGGAACTAGTTTAGCTCTACAGCCAAGGCAGCATCAGCACAGGGCTTCAGAAGCAACAGTGAGAATGAGTGAGTGCATGACAGGGTCAAACATGGCCACCACCTCCACCTTCTCTGGATACAGCCTGAGTCACAGTAGTTTTAACATGGTGAAGAGAATGAGGACTCAGTGGAGGTCGGGCGGCAccacaggagagaaaccgtacACCTGCGAACAGTGTGGCAGGAATTTCACCAAGCAGTACAACCTGATCAGACATGCTGTGGTCCACAGCGGGGAGAAGCCCTACGAGTGCACACAGTGTGGGAAATGCTTCACCCAGCGCTCCAGTATGAAGTCACATCAGAGAACTCACATAGGAGAGAGTCCAGTGTCTCAACATGTGGTACCCCCATACCCTGGGGATCCACACACAAGTTTAATGTTGTCTCAGACCAGATGGAACAAATAA